A stretch of DNA from Nonlabens ponticola:
ATCCACACAGTGGGCTGTTCCATACTATCTAGCGCATAGAAAGTTGCGTTGACATTGGTCGCTTTAGAATCATTAATGTACTGAACTTTGTTGATCTTGAGCACTTGCTCCAATCGATGTTCCACACCTTGAAACGATTGTAGGCTTTGACGTATCGTCTCCTTTCTTATTTTCAATAATTTGGCAGTGGTAGCGGCTGCCATCGCATTTGCTGTGTTGTGTTGACCCTTAACGGATAGTTGCTGTATAGGCATAGTAAAAGTTGATTGTTCTAATTGAATATGTATGGAATCATCGACGATGCTAGCGCCGTGATCTAATTGTTTTTCTAGTGAAAATGGTATGCGTTGTGACTTGATGTCACTTTGCTCTAAAGCATTTGTAATAGCAGGATCGTCTGCGTTATAGATTAGGTAATCACCGGCGTCTTGATTAAGTGCAATGCGCATTTTTGACGCTAGGTAATTCTCAAACTTGTAGTCATAGCGATCCAGATGATCTGGCGTGACATTGAGTAAGACTGCTACATGAGGTTTAAATGATTTGATACCATCCAACTGGAAACTGCTTACCTCAAGCAATCTATGACTTGCTTCACCTTGCGCCACTTGCTGGGCAAAACTCTCGCCTATGTTGCCACCCATCGTGTAATCGGCCTCATCGGTTTTAAGAATGCGCCCTATCATGCTGGTGACCGTCGTTTTCCCGTTGCTGCCAGTAACTGCAATGATATTCTCGTTGCTGTGTGCTGCCGCAAACTCAATTTCAGAAATTACGGGAACGTTTTGTGCAGTGAATTTTTGCACCACTTCTGCAGTGTCAGGAATTCCTGGGCTTTTCACTACCAGACTTGCATTGCTGATTGTTGACCATGTGTGTTGCCCTGACTCGTAGGGAATGTTGTTGGTTTGTAACGCTTTCGCGAAAGCTGACTTAAAATCACCCATATTGCTCACAAATACATCGTACTGCATTTCATGAGCCAGCAAAGCCGCGCCCAAGCCGCTGATGCCGCCACCAAGAATAATGACGCGCTCATAATTATATGTTGTGTTAGCCTGTGGCACTAGCGTAATTTTAGGGTTATGACGGTGAGAATTGCGAGTAGAATTCCAACAATCCAAAAGCGAACGACAATTTTACTCTCGTGAAAACCTCGTTTTTGATAATGGTGATGTAGCGGTGACATGAGGAAAATACGTCGACCTTCTCCGTATTTTTTTCTTGTGTATTTGAACCAACTTACCTGCATGATCACAGATAGATTTTCCATAAAAAAGATTCCGCACAGGATAGGAATAAGTAGTTCCTTGCGCGTTGCAATAGCAAGTACGGCAATGATACCACCTATGGTCAAACTGCCGGTATCACCCATAAATACTTGTGCAGGAAATGTGTTGTACCATAAAAATCCTACCAGCGCACCAGCAAAAGCAGCAGTAAAAACCACCATCTCACCAGAGTTGGGTATGTACATGACATTGAGATAATCAGAAAACACGATGTTACCAGATATCCATGCAAATAGCGCTAGTGTCAATACTACAATAGAACTTGTTCCTGCGGCAAGACCGTCAATACCATCAGTAAGATTTGCGCCGTTTGAAACGCCTGTTACAATTACAATGACGACTGGAATAAATATGAGCCAGGCCCATTTTGCTAGCGATGGATCGATCCACGTGAGCAATGACGCATAGTCAAACTCATTTCCCTTGACAAAAGGAATGGTTGTTTTGGTAGATTGTTCCGCTGGCTCAAATTCTCTAGGTGAATTTTGTGTGATGAGCTCTTGACCGCTTTTAGGGTTAGTAATTTCTTCTTTGATGGTGACACCTGGATGAAAATACATGGTGGCACCAATGATGCATCCCAAAACCACCTGACCCAAGACCTTGAATTTACCATGCAGGCCGCCTTTATCCTTCTGGAATATCTTGATATAATCATCTGTAAAACCTATCAATCCCATCCAAACAGTTGTGACGATCAACATGATGACATAGATATTGTCCAATTGTGCAAACAGCAATACTGGAACTAGCGTCGCGAGAATAATTATGATACCACCCATGGTAGGCGTACCGGCCTTTTGAGCCTGTCCTTCAAGACCTAGATCTCTTACCGTTTCACCTATCTGCATGCGTTGCAAATACTTGATGATGCGCTTACCGTAAATCGTAGAAAATCCTAGCGATAGCACAAATGCAATCGCAGCCCTAAAGGTGATAAACCCAAATAGGGAAGCACCAGGAAACTGGAACTCGCTTTCTAAATAATCAAATAGGTAATACAGCATGTTACTTTTCTAGTTGGTTGAGTATGGTGGTAATCTTCTTGCGGTCGTCAAAATCGTGACGCACGCCATTTATCTCCTGATAGGTTTCATGGCCTTTTCCAGCGATGAGTATGATGTCGTTTTTGTTTGCGATGTTTGCCGCCGTTTTAATGGCTTGTTCTCTATTGACAATAGTCATTGATTTCTGGAAGTTTTGTGGCTGGACGCCAGCTTCCATGTCTTTTAAGATGGCTTCAGGATCTTCTGTACGTGGATTGTCACTGGTTAGGATGACTTTATTGCTCAAGCTGGTTGCAATATCTGCCATGATAGGCCTCTTTGATGTATCACGATCGCCACCGCAGCCTACTACGGTGATCAATTGCGCATTTTTAGTACGTATGGCATTTATAGTCTGCAATACATTCTTGAGCGCATCTGGCGTGTGTGCATAGTCAATTATAGCGGTGATATTCTGCGCCTTTGTAGTGAAATATTGGAATCTACCTGAAACCCCATCGAGCTTTGAAATGGTTTCTAGCACCTCTAGTTCTTCCAATCCTAATTCAACGGCACATGCATAAATCGCTAACACATTATAAGCGTTGAACTCGCCTATCATTTTAGTCCACAATTCCTGACCGTTGACTTTAAGCAGCAATCCACCAAATTGATTTTCTAGAATATTTCCCTGATAATCTGTATAGGTTTTTAAGGCATAACCTAGTTTTCTGGCCTTCGTATTTTGTACCATGACTGGTCCATTCTTATCATCCTTATTATAGATAGCAAAAGCACATGTAGCCAACTCGTCAAAAAAACGCTTTTTGACATCGCGGTATTCTTTAAAGGAGTTATGATAATCGAGATGGTCGTGAGAAAGATTTGTGAAAATACCGCCTGCAAAATGTAGACCTGTGACACGCTCTTGAGAAATCCCATGGCTACTTACTTCCATAAAACAGTAATCCACACCAGCGTCTCTCATGCTGGCTAGATGCTTATTGATCGTCAATGGATCTGGTGTGGTATGCTTTGTAGGAACTACTACCTCATCGATTAATATCTCCACAGTACTGATCAAGCCAGTTTTATAACCACAATTTTTGAATAGCTGGTATAGCAAACTTGTGGTAGTGGTCTTACCGTTGGTTCCAGTAACGCCTATCAGTTTCAAATCAGCTGATGGATTGTCATAAAAGTTTGCAGCCATCAGAGCCAAAGCCTTGTGTGAATTATCTACAACGACATAAGTAACTTTATTAATTTGAGTTACGGGCAGATTCTCGACAATCACTGCTGTAGCTCCATTTTCAATAGCCTTGTCGATATACTCATGGCCATCCATTTGAACACCTGTCAAAGCAACGAATACATCATTGCCAGCAACAGATCTTGAGTCAAAATGAATATTCTCGATGGAAACATCTGTAGAGCCGATCACTTTTTCTAGGCTAACCTTATATAATATGTCCTTGAGCTGCATCATGACAACGTCAATATTATTTGTTGGGATTTAGATATAGGAAGACCAGCTTTAATGCTTTGACCCTTTACTTTTCCTTTACCTTTTATGATTACTCTAGCTCCCAAATTCTCCAGAATCGTGATCGCATCCATCGCATCCATTCCTGTGACATCGGGAAATGTTTTGTGTTCTTTCTGTACGCTGGTGTAGTAGGCGTTGATGTTCTCAATTACTGGTTCTGGCTGAGATTGTGGAATAGCAACCTCATTGGATTGTGGATTGCTGGCATAAATTTTCTGGGCAATCTTCTTAAATACTGGTCCAGCAACGATATTACCGTAATAACCTTTTTTTACGTCTGGTTTATGTATCACCACAATGCAGCTATATAAAGGTTTATCTGCTGGAAAGTAGCCAGCAAAAGATGCGATGTAATTTCCAGAACTTTTCCAATATTCTGTTTGACAGGTTCCTGTTTTACCAGCCATCGAGAAATCTTTAGAATACAGATTGTCTGCCGTACCGCGACGCACGACATTCTCCATCATGACCTTTACCTTATCAATTGTCTCCTGACTACAGATTGACGGGTTCAAAATCTCGCGATCGTATTGCTCAATAGTTTTTCCTTTTGAACGAACCTCTTTTATCAATCTAGGCTTTACCATGACACCATCGTTAGCGACCGCATTATAAAAAGTCAAGGTTTGCAAAGGCGTTAATTGAACACCGTAACCAAAGCCCATCCATGGCAGTGACAAACCGCTCCACGATTGATCATCTGGATGTGGTATAAATGGCCTGCCTTCTCCTATAATAGGTAACTCTAATTTTTTGTGCAGATTCATACTATACAAGCGATCCACATAACGTTCTGGACCACTGGAATAGTTATCCTGTATCATTTGAACGAGTGCAGTATTTGAGGATACTTCAAAAGCTTTGGCAACGCTTATTTTGCCATAACCACCATATTTGGAGTCACGCACATTGCGACCGTAATAAGATATTTTACCACCTTGTGTATCAAACACTGTACTTGTATCGACAACCTTGTCTTCTAATGCTGCGATGACGCTCATTAATTTGAAAGTAGAACCAGGCTCGTGCGATTCCCATAAAGCGTAATTGCGCTTTTCATAATACTTTCCACTTGATGCACGACCTAGATTTGAGAGTGCTTTGATCTCACCAGTGGCGACTTCCATAACGACGGCTGTCCCATGATCTGCCTCAAAATATTCTAGTTGCTCAAGTAATGCATGATGCGCTACATCCTGCATGTTGACGTCGATCGTACTGTAAACATCCAGCCCATCTTGAGGCTCAATCTCATTCACATTATCAATGGGTTTCCACTGGTTTCCCGAGATTTTCTGGACGAGTCTAGATCCATTTTCACCTTTTAAAAATGTTGAATACGCACCTTCTAGACCTACACCGGCTTTGCCTGGCTCGTCATAGCCTACGAGGCGTTCGGCCATTTTTCCTAACGGATATTCTCTCACCACATGCGGTTCTACAATCAATCCACCACGATAGGCACCGCGATTAAATAGCGCAAAACTCTTGATCTCCATAAGATCAGAGTAGCCTACATCGCTGGCGATCTTGAGATACCTAGAATTGGTGGCTCTCGCCCTACGGAATTTCTTGAGGTAAAATGATTTTGGTTTATTTAGCTTTCGCGAAAGCTGACTAGACAACTTGTCCACACCTGCGTTAAAGTCTTTATCGCTAGGTGCCACCGCATCAAACCTGATGTCGTATTTTGAAATAGAGGTTGCAAGTAGCTGACCGTTTGCATCGTATAGATTACCACGATTAGCGTCTACTACCTGCGTGCGGAATATGCGTTGCTCGGCTTTGGCGCGGTATTCATCACCTTCTACGAATTGTATACGTGCAATTTGAGCGGCAATGGCTAGACCCATGATGCCAAAAAAGATGCTCACGACATAGATACGGCTCAGTATTTTTTTATCAGTCGTTGCCATCTTGCTGTGATTTAACGGTGATCTTTTGTGGTGGACTGCTAGGCGGCTTGATACCAGTAGGCTTGAGATTACTAGCAATTGTGGATTCCATTTGCAAAAACATAAGCTCGCGCTGACCTTCTACATATTGACTGCGCAACTCATTTACTTCCTCGTTGAGTTGTGAGATGTAATGTGATTTTCTTTCTAGCGAGTGCCCGCTGTAGATCATGATGAGTGCTAGCATTGCTGAAAACAGCATGAACTTCCAGTTCTTGAGCGCATCATCGTTGGTAAGGAAACTACCGCGCAATATGTTTGTGAATCGATTTGCCATGCTAGTCTTCCTCGATTTTTGTAGCGATGCGCAGTTTTGCACTGCGAGCACGGCTATTCTCTTTTAGCTCTTCTTGAGATGGCACAATGAGTCCACCAACTTTTTTAAAAGGCACCTCAACCCGACCGAAAACATCTTTCTCTGGTTCACCTTCAAAAAGACCATTGCGTATAAATCTCTTAACTGGCCTATCCTCTAGAGAATGATAGGATATCACGCTCAATCTACCGCCAGTTTTAAGCACCTCGCGAGATTGCTGGAGAAATGCATAAAGCGCCTCCATTTCTTTATTGACCTCTATACGTATGGCTTGAAAGATTTGCGCCATCTGTTTATTCTCAATACGCGCAGGTACTAGCGGCGCACAGACTTTTCGCAAATCGGCAACGGTCAAAATAGCTTGCTCTTCTCTGGCTTTGGTAATTTCTCTTGCAATGCGCGGCGCATTGCGCAACTCTCCATAATGCTTGAATATGCGCTGTAAATCCTCGACAGAATAATCATTGACTATCTGTACAGCATCTACAGCAGCTTTTTGATCCATGCGCATATCTAGTCGAGAATCAAATCGTGTTGAAAAACCACGGCTAGGTTCATTGAACTGGTGTGAACTCACACCAAGATCTGCTAGAATCCCATCCACTTTTTTGACTCCGTAAAGTCTAAGAAACCGCTTGAGGTATTGAAAATTTTGAGGTATGAGTTCAAAGCGTGGATCATCAATAGCATTTGCCTGCGCATCAGGATCTTGATCAAAGGCATATAATTTGCCGTCATCGCCTAATCTATTGAGTATCTCGCGAGAATGACCACCACCACCAAAGGTGACATCGACATAAACACCATCGGGTTTTATATCGAGTCCATCAATGGATTCCTGTAATAAAACAGGATTATGATAAGAGGTCTGTTGTGTCATCACCCATTACTTCTTGTGCGAGGTCTGCAAAATCTACTGATGCATCGTCAATCGCTTTTTCATATTTATCCTTATCCCATATCTCGATGATATTGATCGCGCTCGAGATGGTGAGCTCCTTTGAGATACCAGCTTTTTCAATTAGATCTTTTGGGATAAGCAGACGGCCGTTAGAATCAATCTCGACCACTTTGGCGCCAGCTGTAAATCGACGTATAAAGTCATTATTCTTTTGCTTAAAGCGGTTGAGCTTACCCATTTTGGCCATGACAAGATTCCATTCTTCCATAGGATATAATTCAATACACGGCTGGAAGACACTGCGTCTCATGACAAATCCTTGCTCTATCATAGGAAGCAATTGCTTCTTGATAGCAGCAGGCATCATGAAGCGACCCTTGGCATCTGCCTTGCACTCGTATGTTCCTATGAAATTGGTCATTGAAATAGCTCTATTGCGCTGATCTAATCAAATATAGAAAAGTTATCTCCACAATTTACCACTTTTTACCACATTGTTAATAAAACGCACCATATCTGAATAACTACGGCAGTTATGAACAATGAAAAATCACGACTCAGATTATTCGTGCCTGGTTAATCAGACGTCTTTAAGATGGACTTTTTAATCTTTGTGTGCTGCTCAATGGCATTAGAGCAATTGCCCTATATTTGTCTTTGACAACGATTTCTATGGCTCAAGAATTAATAAAGGATGGTAAGTTTGAGTATTACTCAAAAGGAGAAGGAACTCCTATCATCATTTTACATGGTCTCATGGGCGGCTTGAGTAATTTTCAAGGCGTTATTGATTTCTTTCCAGAAAAAGGCTATCAGGTCATTGCGCCATCTTTACCACTTTACACCATGCCTCTGGTTAAAACTAGCGTAGGCACGTTTGCAAAACACATCAAGAAATTCATTGACCATCTAGGGTTGGAAGATGTCATTCTTTTAGGCAATTCGCTAGGCGGACACATTGGTTTAGTGACTACAAAACTGTATCCAGAAAAAATCAAAGCACTCGTTATTACTGGAAGTTCTGGTTTGTATGAAAGTGCTATGGGCGAGAGCTACCCTAAACGTGGTGACTATGAGTATATCAAGAAGAAGAGTGAAGATGTATTTTATGATCCTGCGGTAGCGACTAAGGAAATTGTAGATGAGGTTTTTGGAGTGGTGAACGATCGTAAAAAATTGATTAAAACCTTGGCCATTGCAAAAAGCGCCATACGCCACAACATGTCAAAGGACTTGCCTAACATGACTACGCCTACCTGTATCATTTGGGGAAAGCAGGATGGCGTAACGCCACCAGATGTTGCCATTGAGTTTGATGAAAAGCTACCTGACAGCAAACTGTACTGGATTGATAAGTGCGGCCACGCAGCGATGATGGAGCATCCAGACGAGTTCAACGAGGTGCTGTATAGCTGGTTGCAAGAGCGACAATTCTAGAGATTATTCTTTTACTTACTGAGTTATGAAAATCAACACGGCAGAGTTTGTTATATCCAATCAGGACGTATCAAAATGCCCTAAGAACCGTATACCTGAATATGCCTTTATAGGTAGATCCAATGTGGGTAAATCTTCCTTGATCAATATGCTGGCAGACCATAAAAATCTAGCCAAAACATCTGGAAGACCTGGAAAAACACAACTCATTAATCACTTCTTGATCAACAAGGAATGGTATCTGGTAGATCTACCAGGTTATGGATATGCACGAGTTTCAAAGTCAAATAAGAAGAAGTTCCAGAAATTCATTACGAATTATTTTGAGCAACGCGAGCAACTGGTAAGTGCATTTGTTCTTGTCGATATACGCCACGAGCCACAGCCTATTGACATGGAGTTCATGGAATACCTTGGTGTTAATGGCATACCATTCAGTATTATATTTACTAAGGCTGATAAGTTGAAACCTAATGCAATAGATCGTAATGTAGAGGTCTACAAGAACATTTTGCTAGAAAGCATCTGGGAAGAGATACCACCTTACTTTATAACAAGCTCCAGCCATAAAACGGGTCGCGATGAGGTGCTTAACTACATCCAATCGATTAATGAGAACATGAATCAGTGATCGTTGATGGTATTCTTTCTTATATCCTTTAATAAGTACTCGATACCTTCAACTTTCATATCGCAAACGGTTTGAAGATATCTACCTAGCTTACCATCAGGAAATCCCTTGCGGCGATACCAGATATAATAAGGCTCTGGAATATCGCTCAAGAACTGTCCTTTGTATTTGCCATAAGGCATCTTGTACCATGCAAGTTCAACAAGCGACTTTGGATCTAGCACAATGTCGCTTTAGGAATCCTTCTTAAGATCCAGCTTCTCTGCAAAGTAGTCGCAAAAGTCAAGCATCGTATCACGCATCTTCTCATCGTTGGTTGCTCGATGATAGGTATCTGCCATGCTTACCAGTGTCTGGTGAAAGAAGACACGCATCTCGTCAACAGGCATATCCTTTGTCCATAAATCAATACGGAAGCTCTCTTTCTCGACGCTATCCCACATGGATACCATCATGGCTTTTGAAACGGCAGTATCCACGCCACCATCTGGCGCGCTCCACACGATGTTCTCGGGAACTCGATTCTCATCCAGCTCAATTCCTATACGTATCTCTGATCTTTTGCTCTTCTTACTCATTACTATCTTGCTGGTTTATATTTTGAATCGTTGAATAAAGTCGTTGCTGGCACACTAATTAAATCTTCTAGCTGTATAACGTTGTTATCCATATAAGCTGATACGATCTTGTAACCTATGAATCGTGCAATCGCACCTGGAGTCTGGTTATCTATTTCTAGATAAAATTTAGAAAAAGGTCCAGGTGCCATAAATCTAGCTTGTAACTGTTGGTCGGTGCTGTACAACACATCATTATCAATGAAGTATCGCCACACTTGTTCCTCGCTATTGACCGCAAAATCATATTTCTCTTGAGAATATCCCAATCGATATGAAGCTGCCGTAGTTGGCGCAAATTGTTCCTGCAGGTACAGCAACTTACCGTGATAAATCATCTGGTCTAGAAATGTGCGGCCTTGAGCTGGTGGCACAAATAGTTGTGCATACTCCATGGCAACATCAGGTACGATATTCTCGGGATTCATGCGAGCAGTTTTGTACCTACTTATACCAGCATAAAGTTCATGGTCGCTGCCCAGATAGTTATCGATACCTATGATAAGATATTGCGGCGTGGCTACTACATTAAGATCGTCATCAACTTCAGTCAAGACAGTGACGACATTAGTCTCTTTAAATTCTGGAAAGTAATACTTGACATGGCGCATCACATCTTCTACCTCATCCTGTAGTTGATCGTATTTAAAATCGGCCTCATTCACGGCATTCATGAGTAGATTGTGGATGGTGTCGCGACCTTGAAGTTTTGCTAGCCAGATGCTATCGGGAACTGATGCAGGAAAAAAAACCGGATACTCACTTTGAAAAGTTGGTAATTCTGCGGGTTTTAAATTGTCAAACTCTTGATGAAATTTGATAAACTCAACTTGCAATGGGATATTTGATATCTCGGCTTCTTGTTTGCTTGAAGATGTGCATGAGGATAACGCTTTCGCGAAAGCTAACACTACAAAAACCCTTAGCATCTTGTTAATCATAAGAACGTTGAAAAGAGATTGAATATTTTTACAAAAATACGATTATGAAGGTAGATCTAGTAGCACAGGCTATTGCAAAATGGCTTAAAGATTATGCTGATAACGCAGGCGTCAAAGGATATGTTGTTGGAGTAAGCGGTGGTATTGATAGCGCGGTGACCTCATCTCTTTGCGCACTAACAGGGCTGGATGTCTTGTGCGTTGAGATGCCTATACATCAGCATAAAGATCATGTAACGCGTGCGCAGGAACATATCAAACAACTCAAAGCGCGATTTGACAACGTGCGTGACGTGCGCAGTGACCTTACACCAGTATTTGACAGTTTTATAGCTGCCATGCCTGAGAGTGAGATGAATGACCTGGTGGCACTAACCCAAGGAAACACGAGAGCACGATTAAGAATGACTACACTTTATTATCACGCAGGGATCAATGGACTATTAGTCGCAGGTACGGGAAATAAAGTAGAAGATTTTGGTGTAGGATTTTACACCAAATACGGTGATGGTGGCGTCGATGTAAGTCCCATTGCCGATTTATTAAAAAGTCAAGTATATAAATTAGGGAAATATTTACAGGTTCCTGAAAGCATCATGACTGCAGCTCCCAGCGACGGACTTTATGGTGCAGAAAAAACCGATGAAGACCAGATAGGCGCGAGTTATGATGAGCTTGAATGGGCTATGAAACAAGTAGATAAGGATAAAACTGTAGATGCTTTTAAAGGACGTGAAAGAGAAGTCTTAAACATATATTTAACGTTGAATAGACGTAACCAGCACAAGATGAAACCTATACCTGTTTGGGAATTTCCAACTCAATTACAATAAGTTTAACCATAAAGTGCTGTGAAGTACGTATTTACCTACGAATATTAACGGTAAAAAGTGTTTATTGATTCTATCTTTGTATCAAACAAATGTTCATGAAAGTTCTTTTGGCAGATCATCATCCTCTATTTAGGCGTGGTATCAAAAGCATGATGAAAAGCAGTAAGAAATTCAACTTTAAAGGTAAGGTTGAAGATGGACGTTTCTTGATATCTGAAATTCAAAAATTATCTCCAGACATTCTTGTTCTTGAAGTTGATCTACCTAACTCTAATGGAGTAGGCGTTCTAAGAGAATTGAGAACCGAGTTTCCAGATCTTAAAGTACTAGTAGTAAGCTGTCATCCAGAAGAGATTTATGCTCATTCATCCATAAAAGCTGGAGCTAACGGGTACATTGCCAAAACAAGATCAGTCAAGGAAGTGAAAAAAGCTTTTGAGACTGTTGCAGCTGGGAAGAAATTTCTATCAGAGAATATTAAAAGAAAAGAAAGCAATAAAGCCACTAGCGCTGAAGTGCTGAGATTTAAAACACTTTCTACCAGAGAGATTGAGGTCCTTAACCTACTTTCAAGAGGTAAGCGCAATAAAGAGATCGCTCAATCACTAGCCATCAATGAGAAAACTGTAAGTACTTATAAGACTCGTTTACTCAAAAAGTTGAATGTAGATAACATTGCAGAGCTGATCCACCAGTCTCGATTGTTGCAAATTACCAACTAGATTACCCTATTCAATCGTTTACCTAGATCACGATAAAGAGCTTGATAGTTCTTTATTTGTGTTAATACTTCGAGATTAGAAGCTTCTGGATCGCTGGATATATCATCCATAGCAGCATTCACTTTCTTATCAATCAATAACCTACGGAAGTTTAGAATCGTTTCAGTCAAATACCGACTAATCATATCTTCTTTTTGAGTGACAAAAATTTGCTTGTCTTCCCAACGACTCAATGCATGTCTATCTTCATCCATAATGAGATCTGCTACCAGTTGTGCTTCTTGATCATCAAGCTCTGTCATGACGATGTTCATATCAATCTTGCCTTGCAGCAGCATCATATCGATGAGCTTAGGATAAAGATTCTTGAAGTAAGTATTGCTGAACTCAAACTCATCAGACTGTAGTTCTAGAAACATTTTTTCATACACTGGTCGCTCAGACTTCATCTGTTCCATCTCAATTTCACCTTCTACGCTATCTTGATAAAACACCTCTTCAAACACCTCGCTGCGATCACCATACATGAGTAAGATTTTGATGAGCGTGCGCTCCAGTACTTCTCTTCTATCGACAGTCTCGCTGGCTACGGTCTCTACTTTTTTGAGTCTATCGACCTCTTTATC
This window harbors:
- the murD gene encoding UDP-N-acetylmuramoyl-L-alanine--D-glutamate ligase; the protein is MPQANTTYNYERVIILGGGISGLGAALLAHEMQYDVFVSNMGDFKSAFAKALQTNNIPYESGQHTWSTISNASLVVKSPGIPDTAEVVQKFTAQNVPVISEIEFAAAHSNENIIAVTGSNGKTTVTSMIGRILKTDEADYTMGGNIGESFAQQVAQGEASHRLLEVSSFQLDGIKSFKPHVAVLLNVTPDHLDRYDYKFENYLASKMRIALNQDAGDYLIYNADDPAITNALEQSDIKSQRIPFSLEKQLDHGASIVDDSIHIQLEQSTFTMPIQQLSVKGQHNTANAMAAATTAKLLKIRKETIRQSLQSFQGVEHRLEQVLKINKVQYINDSKATNVNATFYALDSMEQPTVWIVGGVDKGNDYSQLYRLVNKHVKAIICLGTDNSKIVEAFGNCVDQMVETSSMEDAVRVAYKLASAGDNVLLSPACASFDLFENYEDRGRQFKNAVRGL
- the mraY gene encoding phospho-N-acetylmuramoyl-pentapeptide-transferase, producing the protein MLYYLFDYLESEFQFPGASLFGFITFRAAIAFVLSLGFSTIYGKRIIKYLQRMQIGETVRDLGLEGQAQKAGTPTMGGIIIILATLVPVLLFAQLDNIYVIMLIVTTVWMGLIGFTDDYIKIFQKDKGGLHGKFKVLGQVVLGCIIGATMYFHPGVTIKEEITNPKSGQELITQNSPREFEPAEQSTKTTIPFVKGNEFDYASLLTWIDPSLAKWAWLIFIPVVIVIVTGVSNGANLTDGIDGLAAGTSSIVVLTLALFAWISGNIVFSDYLNVMYIPNSGEMVVFTAAFAGALVGFLWYNTFPAQVFMGDTGSLTIGGIIAVLAIATRKELLIPILCGIFFMENLSVIMQVSWFKYTRKKYGEGRRIFLMSPLHHHYQKRGFHESKIVVRFWIVGILLAILTVITLKLR
- a CDS encoding UDP-N-acetylmuramoyl-L-alanyl-D-glutamate--2,6-diaminopimelate ligase, whose product is MMQLKDILYKVSLEKVIGSTDVSIENIHFDSRSVAGNDVFVALTGVQMDGHEYIDKAIENGATAVIVENLPVTQINKVTYVVVDNSHKALALMAANFYDNPSADLKLIGVTGTNGKTTTTSLLYQLFKNCGYKTGLISTVEILIDEVVVPTKHTTPDPLTINKHLASMRDAGVDYCFMEVSSHGISQERVTGLHFAGGIFTNLSHDHLDYHNSFKEYRDVKKRFFDELATCAFAIYNKDDKNGPVMVQNTKARKLGYALKTYTDYQGNILENQFGGLLLKVNGQELWTKMIGEFNAYNVLAIYACAVELGLEELEVLETISKLDGVSGRFQYFTTKAQNITAIIDYAHTPDALKNVLQTINAIRTKNAQLITVVGCGGDRDTSKRPIMADIATSLSNKVILTSDNPRTEDPEAILKDMEAGVQPQNFQKSMTIVNREQAIKTAANIANKNDIILIAGKGHETYQEINGVRHDFDDRKKITTILNQLEK
- a CDS encoding penicillin-binding protein, with amino-acid sequence MATTDKKILSRIYVVSIFFGIMGLAIAAQIARIQFVEGDEYRAKAEQRIFRTQVVDANRGNLYDANGQLLATSISKYDIRFDAVAPSDKDFNAGVDKLSSQLSRKLNKPKSFYLKKFRRARATNSRYLKIASDVGYSDLMEIKSFALFNRGAYRGGLIVEPHVVREYPLGKMAERLVGYDEPGKAGVGLEGAYSTFLKGENGSRLVQKISGNQWKPIDNVNEIEPQDGLDVYSTIDVNMQDVAHHALLEQLEYFEADHGTAVVMEVATGEIKALSNLGRASSGKYYEKRNYALWESHEPGSTFKLMSVIAALEDKVVDTSTVFDTQGGKISYYGRNVRDSKYGGYGKISVAKAFEVSSNTALVQMIQDNYSSGPERYVDRLYSMNLHKKLELPIIGEGRPFIPHPDDQSWSGLSLPWMGFGYGVQLTPLQTLTFYNAVANDGVMVKPRLIKEVRSKGKTIEQYDREILNPSICSQETIDKVKVMMENVVRRGTADNLYSKDFSMAGKTGTCQTEYWKSSGNYIASFAGYFPADKPLYSCIVVIHKPDVKKGYYGNIVAGPVFKKIAQKIYASNPQSNEVAIPQSQPEPVIENINAYYTSVQKEHKTFPDVTGMDAMDAITILENLGARVIIKGKGKVKGQSIKAGLPISKSQQIILTLS
- a CDS encoding FtsL-like putative cell division protein, producing MANRFTNILRGSFLTNDDALKNWKFMLFSAMLALIMIYSGHSLERKSHYISQLNEEVNELRSQYVEGQRELMFLQMESTIASNLKPTGIKPPSSPPQKITVKSQQDGND
- the rsmH gene encoding 16S rRNA (cytosine(1402)-N(4))-methyltransferase RsmH; amino-acid sequence: MTQQTSYHNPVLLQESIDGLDIKPDGVYVDVTFGGGGHSREILNRLGDDGKLYAFDQDPDAQANAIDDPRFELIPQNFQYLKRFLRLYGVKKVDGILADLGVSSHQFNEPSRGFSTRFDSRLDMRMDQKAAVDAVQIVNDYSVEDLQRIFKHYGELRNAPRIAREITKAREEQAILTVADLRKVCAPLVPARIENKQMAQIFQAIRIEVNKEMEALYAFLQQSREVLKTGGRLSVISYHSLEDRPVKRFIRNGLFEGEPEKDVFGRVEVPFKKVGGLIVPSQEELKENSRARSAKLRIATKIEED
- the mraZ gene encoding division/cell wall cluster transcriptional repressor MraZ — encoded protein: MTNFIGTYECKADAKGRFMMPAAIKKQLLPMIEQGFVMRRSVFQPCIELYPMEEWNLVMAKMGKLNRFKQKNNDFIRRFTAGAKVVEIDSNGRLLIPKDLIEKAGISKELTISSAINIIEIWDKDKYEKAIDDASVDFADLAQEVMGDDTTDLLS